The Bos mutus isolate GX-2022 chromosome 11, NWIPB_WYAK_1.1, whole genome shotgun sequence nucleotide sequence CGTACCAGGGTTGGAGCGAGTGATGTCCACTACGTGCGTGCATGCGCTCAACTGATTCAACGTCTCCAGCAGCTGGTTGGTCTTACGATACAGCGCTCCAGCAGCAAGCTCGCTGCCAGGGCCCtcgtggggtgggagagagagttTGGCCACGTGCAGAGGGGGCAGGGCTGCTAAGGATGCCTTCATCTGGGCTCCCTGTGAGCGAAGTGGGAAGAAGAGTGGTGGTAAGAAGTGCCGGACAGCCCTACCGTCTATCAGCGGCGAGGTACCCTCTCTGTGACCTCCTCACCTTGAGGGTGCTGTTCTCGTGCTGGAGCTGGGAGATGTGCAGCCTCATGGCAGAGATCTGCTGAAGCAGCAGTGGTGAGTCCTTCACCAGCCCGGGGCCTGGCACAGACCCCGGAGCCTGTCCAGGGGCACCTCCTACGGGGACCACAACAAATGTCATGAGCCCCAGGTGGGAAGGGTTGAAGGTGGGTTCCATTCCTACCCATCCCCCTTCCTTATCCGCTGCTACCTCCAGTCTTGATTGCTCCCAAGGGGGCGGTCTCGCCCTGCTCCCCCAGCCCCAATTCCCACCAACCCTGTTAACCCCCCCAGCAGGTTGGCTCTCTACCTCGCTGTTGTTCTTCTGCGCTCAGGACAGCCCATGGGGGAGcaggaaaagaggagagaggaattaGATGGTATGGTGGTGAGGGGGACACACCAGAAGAATCCTGGTCACGCAGGAAGACATTTTTCCTCATCACCATACCTTCTCTAACAAAATCCTGTCTTTGCGATCGGGGAAAGAGGAAATACGTGTGAAAGAAAGATAGAAAAGGGCAGTCAGGCCACGATACAAGCTGCAACACGTGAGGAAGATGGCAGCGGCAGTGTGCGTTGGAGCAAACACTTGAGGCACGAGGCTGTTCCTGCCTCCCCGCCCTACATTCCATCTCCCAGAAGGGCAGACGGACCGCTCCTGAGACCCTGACACGTCTGCACCCTTAGTCCTCCCCACCGGCAGAACTTAACTGAGCATGAAGACACGTACCCATTTCTTCAGGTTCCCCATTGCGCTAAGACAAAAGTCACCCTTTTTTGGGGCAAAGTTCCAGAAATTAAAAACCggtctttggggcttccctggtggctcagtgacaaagaatccacctgccaatgcaggagacacgggtttgatccctggtccgggaagatcccacatgctgcagagcagctaagcctgtgagccacaacaactggtctgtgctctggagcctgcgaaatgcaactactgagcccatgtgttgcaaccactgaagcccttgtgccctagagcccaggctgcacaacagaagccactgcagtgagaagcctgtgcactgtgACGCAAAGAAGCTCCCACTCACTAGAGAGAGTCTGTGcagcgacgaagacccagcacagctgaaaattaagtcagtaaaattattaaaaaaaaaaaaaagaaccagtatGTGTTTAAAGAGCCTATGCTAGGAtgcccttggtggtccagtggttgagaatccgccttccaatgcaggaaacgcatgTTTAATTCCTTGTCAAAGAACagagatcccgcatgctgcaaggCTACTGAACCTACACATCGCAACTAGAGGAGCCTGTCCCTGCACAAGACCCAGtgcaactgaaaaagaaaaaaaaaaaaaaagcctatgctAAAACAACACAATATGGTAATTCTGTCCCCTCCCAAGGAACACGGAAGCATCTGACTCACAGGAGTCTAAAGACAAGAAGATACTTGGTCACCTTCCAGAGTCAAGCAGCACCAGTGATGGGGGCTTTGACGAGGACAAGACCCTAGGTGAGGCCAACTGACAAGACAAGCACAGAGGGGAGTTCTAGAGATCCTGCAGGTTTAATTCCACTTCAAGGAGTTTGTCTTCTGGAGGTGAGAAAGGGAAGTAAGAAACTAGAGAGTGAACAAAAAACATACTACATGGTAGATGAGAATCAAGATAGCAGTGGCCACCTCCTTGTCAGGAAACTGGGGAGACGAGGCCTGGAAGCCAGAAAAACTCCAGGTAAGGAGCCCTGACCACACTATGAGAGCAGGCAAAGGTCAGAACATAAGCCCCAAGTGGAACTGGGAGAATTCAGCACTGGAAGAGAGGACCACACTATAGGGTGAAGTGACGTGAACGCTGGAGAAATGCAGTGCCCCCGCAGAGCACCAGGCACCACTGGATCCCACAGCAGATGCCCTGGTCTGCTGCAGGCTGATGACCTCCTGGAATACAGGGTGGGGACAGAAAGGCCAGACGGCAGACCCAGGAGGGAGAGCTACTGGAATTCTGAGTTTCACTGACATCTTGGTGAGGCCCCACTGCCCCACCTTGGCCAAAGGAACTCTGCACACATCTTCAGAAGAACTAAAAACTTGGTGAAAGTTGCTACAGAGTGAAACCGGGCAAGCATGTTCCTGGCTGAACATCCAGCTGTGGGTGGTGGGGCGCGGGGGAGAAAAGTCAAACGGAGACCAAGGACAGGAGTGGGGACATTCAATCTCCTCTGGGCTGGTGCTGCCTGCTCCATGGCACTCACCCCCAGCAATGCCAGAGACCAGGGTGGCAATACCCGAGGGAGGGGGCCCCCGGAGCCCCTCAATCGTGCGCTTGGACTGGCTGTTCAATCGCTGCTTTAACtctgccttctctgcctccaGCTGGTCGATGTCAGCCTGAAGTGCATCCATGGTCTCCTCAAACTCTCTGTGAAAGAGAACCTGGGCTTGGGCAGTGTCCCCTCCCCAACGGCCCCGCCCCCCTTTCTCTGTCCCGACAGGTTCTGAGGGCAGCCCTGCTGGCCAGGAGCCAGGGGCAGAAGAGGCTCAGATTGGGGTGAGACAGTGGTGCTGTCAGCTGGGAAGGAGATGGCCTCTGTCCCCCTGGGGAGGCTCACTCCCAGAGGGCCTGGGTTAGGAGGCAGGGAGCTGCTCGCAGGAGGGAGCGTGGAGTGAACAGGGGCCGGGGAGGTGCCTGACTTCTCCTTCTTCCGCAGCAGCGTTTGGGTCTCCTCCAGCCGAGTCTGGACTTTCTCAATGCGCTCATCTGCATCCTTGGCAGCACTGTCCAGCTTCTTCTCCAGGAGGCTCAGCCGCACATTGGCCTCACTGAGCTCTTCCCCCTGGACGAGGATGGAGCGTGTCCAGTCTTACACTTCCCATGACCGCCCCTAACCCAAGACCTGGGACAGACCATGAGATAGCAAGCTCCCACAAGAACGCCCACTGATCACAGGTGCCACTGCTTCCCCTCAGTCCTCAACCCCTCTCAGTCACAATAAACACTCACTGCCTCCCTGTGCCCCTGCTATTTCCTGGCCTTTCAGATCCTGAGCCTCCCCTATTCTCACCTTGATCTTCAGTGACTTCTTCAGCTCTTTAATAACTGTCTCTCGATCCTCAAGCTTCAAACCCAGGCCTTCAGCATCCGTGATCTCTGCACGAAGAGCCGCAGCCCGCAGCTCAACTGGGGGAGGCTAAGGGGCAGAgtgaggggcagagggcagggttaTCAAGGCTCTCCTTTCAGAGGGATCCAGTCAAACAGAAAATCTTCCTCCTTGCCTTTTAAGCAAGAGGAAGGTGCTCCCCAAATTCCTGCCTCCCAGCCCTCCCACAGTGAGCAGCAGCTCCCAAGTCCTGCTCCTCCTGGCTCCTGCAGTTCCCTCCAAGGAACGACCCACCTTGCTAGGGGGCCGCTCGGCATCGTACTCTCCCTCCTGCATGGCTGTGGCCAACTTGTTCATAGTGCTGATGAGGAGACTGCATGACTGGCGCAGACACTCATAGGGGTTGCTGGAGGGGGTCCCGTAGATCTGCAGGTGTCAACAGCAGTAGTGAAAACCCCACACTGGCCACCTGACTCTCCCATCACCACCTTCTGCCCAGCCAAGCCAGCTCACCTGCTCGCTTGCTTTGAAAGCCAGCTCCTCCAGGGCAGCCACAGGCAGTCCCTCGTTCTCTGCCAGTGGGGCAATGAGCTGGGCAGCAGCTGCTGCCACCTCCTGCAGCACCGCCACCACCCACGTCAAGTGTTTTCTGCAGTCGAGGAGTGTGTCAGATACCTGTGCAATGGGCCAGAGTCAGGAGCCCACTCTGGGCTCAACGCCACAGCGCCCAGCTACCTCAGAACCATTCCTGTCCCCCGACCAGATCTAGATCGCAACATGCTGCGCCCCTCCTGGTTCTGCTCACAGTTTCCTTCCCGTCCCCCTTCACAGCCCTAAACCTGTGGTCCAAAAGCCAGTGCAGCCGGGATCCCAGGCGCATCCGTCCCTGGCATCCGCCGCCGGATCTTCTTGCAGAACTGGCGGGTATCACTGCACGAAGTTTCCAGGTCCCGTAGCAGGAGGGCAATATCTGAAGCCTCCTGCCCACCCTACTCGGAACAGGAGACAGACGGGAAGCCAAGTCAGAATTAGGGCTGGGGGCAAGAAGGTGGGGACTCTGAAGGAAGAGGAACTCCAACAGATCTGGTTGCGCTCTCACCTGCAAGAAGGCCCGTAGCCGTCCCACCTCCACACTCATGCAGTCCAGGGCACTCTGGGTAAACTGTGAAGACAGAAGCAGGTGGCTGTCAGCCTCCAACGGGGCCCTTCTGCCCCATTAACGTCTCTAAAGAAGTCTCCCTCCTTGGCTGACCCCATCCATCAGTGAGCTCTCTGGCTTCCCTGACCTGGCCTTAGTGACCCTGTTCCTTATGTGACACCCTTTGTGGGTGTGATCTGATGTCTTTCATTTCCAATCTCTACAAGGGGCTCAACCATTGGCCCAAACACCTCACCTTAATGTGGTCAGCCAGCTGCATGGTACTGTCCTCAGGTTGTTCAGCAAGGTGGATGCTGTATAGATGCTGAGGAGGGATGGCAAATGAACAGTCTTTAGGCCTTGGAAGAACGAAGCATGCTTCCCAAACTGGAGTTTGAGCCCCAGTGATCAAGGGACTCCAGAGGTATGAAAGAATCCAAAACCCTCAAGGAACTGGATCCTAAGGTGAGTTCATCTAAGAGTTTCACGCCTTCAGCCTGGGACATACAACCCTGGCTACACTGGAAACATCCCCAGAAGAAACCCTCGCTCCTCCTGTGCTAAGCCTCAATTCTCGCCCCAGACCTGGTAGTACTTGATGGCCTTGGTGAGAGGCTCTACGTTGACAGTCTCATCCAGCTGGTCCTTGTGCAGCAGCTCAATGAGGAAGTCCAAGGAGCGTTCGTGGGCACTCATCTCAGGGTAGAGGCTGCCCACCTTCTTATACACGTCCACACTGCACTGAGAGAGGGCACTGGAGACCAGAGAAGGGCCCTGTGAGGCCAGAGTCTACAAGGCAACCTCAGTTCCAGCCAATCTAGGACCCACGGCCCTGCCATGGAGGTCAGGGATCACTTACTGCTCGTAACGATGAAGTGTGGCCTGCAGCAAACTCAGTGAATACACCAGCCCAGCAGCAAAGCTGAGCTGCTCCCCTGCAGCGCCGCGAAGTCCTGGCCGCTCTGAACAGCTCTCACTTAGTTCAAACTTTTCCTGGGCCTGCTTCCGGATTAGCTCTGCCTGTGGGAAGAAGCACCAGAGACGTGGGGCTCAGAGCAGAGGATGGAGAACACAGACTCAGGAGTACAGAGAGCTGAGCAACTGTGGAGGGCATGAAGACACGGGAGAGAAGGCAGAAACAGCTTTTAGACGGGCAGGGAGTCGCACATGGGCAAAGGGCGATGTGACTGCTGGTGCTGACGGAGATTCGGATGCGGGCTGACAGGGCAGCAGGACCAGTGGGACCAGCTCCTTCCTACCTTAAAGCTgctgctccctctgcctttcCAACTACAGCGTGATCCTGACAGTTATCCCCCACAAACTCCAGTCATCTTCGGGTCTCACCTCAAATGTTACTCCTTCAGTAATAGCCCACTGTCTCCATCAGCTTCCCAGCTGTGCTCTCTCCCAGACACTACCTCCGCTTCACAAGCTGCATCTCCCCTTCATAAAACGCCATCTGTGACATACATCTGTCTGTGATTCTGCGTCCCTGTACTACGTCATAAACCCTGAGAGCAGGACAACGACTGCCACCTCTGCTTGGTGCCCCCAGTGCCTGGCTCACGGCAAGCTCAGCAGCCCCCTGCTGGGAATGTGGCTGACAGACCGTACCTTGCAAATGAGTCGAGGCATGAGCAGCAGCACCAGGACGCAGTCATGGTCCCCACCTGGCCGAAGGAAACTGTCAGGCATGAAGGCTGTCAACAGGGACATGTGCCGGTTGGCCTGGGCCACCTCCATCTGCCTCAACTCCATCTCAATTGCCTGTGAGCGAGACAGGGGAGTGGGTTCTCAGCTAGGCTGCGGAGAACCTCCTAACCTCCATCCCACGTTCCAATGTGTCTCCTGCTTCTAGGGCAGGCCCGGCCAGGAGTCTTCCAAACCACCACACAAAGCACTCCCAACTCCAGGAACCCGAAGGTCAGAACCCCACAGCAGATCAGCCCATGGCCTCACCCAGGCTGGGGTCTCCAACACCCACCCCTCTCCAGCTCACCCACTTTCCTGACCTTAGCATGAGCCTTAGTCTCAGCAAACTTGATCTTGAAGTCAAAAGTCTCTggaggtggctgctgctgcctctCCACGGATGCTTCCTGCTGGTTTGTCAGTGCCCGATTCACATCCTGGGGGCAAGGATGGGCGACAAGACACAGCTGAGTCACGGGGGAAGCCCTGGGGCGATTGTGGGCAGAGAGCAGTGGGTGTGCAGGCACCTGCAGGTGGGCAGTCAGCTGGCGGTACTTCTTGATGGTCTGCTGATAGTCTGCGACTGTCTCCTGGGCCGCTTCCACACGCTTCTGGGCATCCCGCACCTGGGCACCTGCCATATCTAGCTGCTCCCGCAGCTCCAGTTCTGTCTCACGTGCATTCTCCTGCAGTTCATCGTTCATTTCATTTATTGCTTCCTGGGAGACAAGGTAGTTGGGGCAAAGAAAAGTCAGAGTCAGGGTAGCAGGCCAGGGTGGGTTCACTCACTACACACCCTACCCAAAGATCAGGGATCACGTCAATCCTTCTCATGGCAAGTCTCTTCCCAAGACCCTCCATCAGGGTTATAAGTCAGCAGTCTGCTCTTCTCTTACCAAGTCCCCCACCGTCTCCTTCAGTTTGCGCACTTTCTCTTCCAGATCCAGGTTCCGGTCTGTCAGCGTCTCTACCATCTCCTCAGCCCCCAGAGCAGCATCTACCTGTGTTAGACAGCGCAAACAAGGAGAAGGATTGAAAGGTGCCAAGACAGAGGAGACATCAGAAGGCGAGCATCGCAGTGCTCTGGGCAAGGGCTTGGGCTGCTCAGACCTGCTCCTTGAGCTCATCAATGGTGCGCTCTGCCTGGCTCAGCTCCTCCTGCAGACGCTCCCGCTGTTGCCTCACAACTTCCAGCTCTTGGTTCTTCTTTTCCATGAGCTTCTGGAGTTTCACATGCTCCTGCTTCTCTGAGGAAGAAAGATCCCGCATTCTGTGGGAAAATGgcaagagagaagaagaaagaccAGGTATCAAGAGTCACTCACGGATTTGGAGACAGGAGAGTGAGCCTGGCAATGAGGACCCTACCTCACTAGGGCATCCTTCAAGCGGGCATTCTGCTCCTCAAGCTGCTTGAGCTGATAACTGGACGCGGCACCATCTGAGCCTGGGGAAGACCATTCATACTTTCAGTCAGGGGTCCAACCCCATCATTTGGCCCCTGGCAGCTCCTGGCCCCTTACCCTTCTCTTCAATCTCAGCTTTGAGGATTTCCAAGTCGGTAGTGAGCTCTTCCACACGCTCCCTCAGCACCTCGGCCTCCTGCTGTAGGGACTCAGCCCGCTCTTCAGCCATCTCCTTGTCCAGAGTGGCCATTTCGATGGCATCAGCAGTGTCAGCCATCTCCTCCATGTAGCGTTCCTTTGCCTCTAGGGCCTCCTTGGCTTCCTGAAGAGAAGTGACGGTTGGGGGTACGATCACAGAGATGCCTCACGAACCCCTTTTCACAGGATAGTCCAGGCTCCAGTTCCAGCTTCCAGCACTTCCTTGGGCCCCTTGCCTCCCCAGACACCCTCTTCATCCCAAGTCCCACCTTCCGAGCCTCCTTGAGGCGCCGCTGCAGGTCTGCCTGCTGCTCCTGCATTTTGCTTTTCCATTCCTGCACCTGCTCCAGCTGGATCTTGTGTTTCTCCAGCTCTTTTAGTTTTGCCTTGTCTTCTGCACGTTTCAGCCGTAGGGTCTCCAGTTTCTCCTCCAGGTCCCGCACCTGGGCCCTcagcccctcctcttcctgcaAAGGAGAGACCCTTCAGTCTGTGCACAGCCTCCCCACTTTTCCCCATCAAGACTGAGCTGGAGAGGAAGGACAGCAATGTGTGCAGAAGTCATTCCAGGTCCAGGGCCAAAGCAAGTGgcatacaaatatctgtgaagagCCCAATCCCTATGGGGGAAGTGtggaaaggcagagaggaaagggTGGCTTAGCCAGTAATGGGATACTTATATGCTGGGACCCCACCCTTCTAATCCAAGGTTCTGGGTCTCCCTCAACCCGGGGAAACTTCTAAGAGCCTGTCAGGGGTCACAGGCCCCTTTGTGTCTTGGTTCTTCTTTGCTCCAACCCCAGATCTTACCTTAGAGGGGGAAGGAAGTGGGAGTGCTGCTCCAGGAGAGGTGAGGGCCGGCGTGGGGATGATGGGCGCTGCCAGCGGAGTCTGAGCTGGGGTGCTGGGCTCACTGCTGCTCAGCTCACCTGCTGATGCTGAGCCAGAGGGGCCCAGGGAACCACTGGCCCCGGCTACCCCAGTGCTGGCCGGGCGGGTGGGCTATTCCGAGAGGGCAGGGGCAGACCAGAAAAAGTGTAGGGGACAGGGGTGGTAAAAGAGTGAGACAGAATACGAGCATGCGGtgaaggaagtgacagaggaggagaaaggcaaAGAGTATCACAGGACAGTGAGAACAGAGAAACAGTATGGGCAGAGGGGAAGTGCCACAGTCAGAGGCAGTGACAAAGGGCCGGGCGGGATTTGGGTCGGGGGGTGGCgggagagggagggacggagaAAGACATAAGGTTACAAGACTCCTCCCTTGGCACTGACCCCACATTCCTCCAAGGTCTAGCACCACCCTGATAGGGCAGAAGCCCTCACTCCCTTGACCATTCCTTTTGTGACCCACTTGTAATCATTGTAGCAATTTCTTAATACTCCCAGTGCTACTGTTGCTCTGGGCCTGTACCCACCTCCCCCAGAGGGAACAAGCGCCTCAGTGTCATTCCCAGAGAGAAAGAACAGACTGATCTCTAATTTTCACGTTCCCAGAGAAGGCTGGGCTAAAACTGGGGGTCCTGGGCTCTACACTTTGATAAAAACCTCAAGCTCATCCTCCTCCCCCTGGTCTATTTCAGGGGATCCTTCAAGTAAAAGGGCCAGGGTGAAAGTCGTAATCCTTGGCTCTCCTCTGAAACAAGGTCCATACCGCCAACCCATCTGTCACCTCCCTCCTCCAAGACAGAGGGGCTCTAATCAGGTGACAGTACCGGGTCCCTGTGGAGCTGAGGTGCTAGAGCAGACGGCCTGCCCAGTGCTCCTCCCTGGAGCACCGAGCCCTGAAGGCCTCCCAGTGGGCTGACACCCAGAGACCACACGCTATCCATGGACGCCCCCACCCGAGGGGGCCTTTCACAGACACACCCACCTCCGTAGCCCCTGACATTCCAAgttctttttcacatttcctctaattccccaccccttccccaacaacacacacaccccccccacaAAAGCCAGTCAAAAGCAGCTGGAAGATGCCCTTCTTCAAGAAAGTCTGCCTTGGCTAAGCACAACCACTCTCGTTTCTCTTCTACACTCAAGCTACTGGCTCAGACATGCTCCTAAGAGCTGGAAGGCACCTTCCCAGGAGGGGCCGGTCCTTACCCTCAGCACCCTCACTCCCCTGAAGAGAACCCGGGACACACTGTGACCAACTTACACTTGCTCATACAAAAGGCCACATACATGCACATGCCTAAGGTATCTGTGTCCACTCAGCAGTGGCTGGTACAGAGGCCTGTTTTTTCCTCACCTTGGGCCGCCGAGTTGTAGTCTGGACAGGCAACAGGAGCCAGAGGAGGAGTAGTCAGGAAAGAAAGGATGACAGCAGAAAGACAGACAGCAGAGGGACAGCAATGAGAGCAGAAGCAGCAGACACGAGGCTGCAGTCAGcagcccacccctcctccccgaCCCGGCCCCATGCCCTCCTTCCCGTGAGTCACCTTGATCCTGCTCCAAGAGCTCAGAACTCCTATTTCCCACTGGTTCCTTCTCCCACTTTTATCCTACCCTGGAAATTCTGTCCCCGTCTCCCAGGCTGAGCCACAGGAGACCAAAGCCAGCAGCTAGTAGAGAGGGTCTCCAGAGACCAGAGAGGAGTCCTCTCACAGCCACCTCTCCCACTCCAGCCCAGAGCCCCGCCCATCCACCACTCCCAAGGACTTTCCCAGGTCAGCCCCTTCCTTTGAGTGCTAGATTCCATACAGGACTCCTGAGAAATACCACGTGACAAGAATGATGATACAAGCCTAGAAGTGAGTGAAACCAGCTAGGGGAGATCAGGTCCCCAAGGGAGCACAGTGCGGCCacacgccccacccccaccctcttccccagGACCAGTTCCTGCAGCAGTCCCCATCCCCAGGGCAGAGGGCTCAGGTGTCACGACCATGAATATTGCATTAGCCAGAAGCCCAGAGATCAGCAAAGTGACCCCACCCGACTGCAagaaaggaggtgggggtgggcagcagcACAGGGAAACTACTGCCCTACACCAGATCGGAGACCAACCACCCCGCACTATTGCAAAGTGATAAACACATGATTAACTCCAACTCCCAAACAGTATTCTTGATACCCAGGGTCTCAGAGCTCTGGCAAACACAAGATTTGGCCTGGGCCCTTCTAGGTCTCCAAGGAGACCAACCCCCACGTCTACTACCCTGGGCTAAGCCTCCATAACTGTGTCACAAACTGTTCTAGAGAAAGCCCCTGACACAGACCCCAGTCGGGGAGGGATGCTAGTATTACAACCAAGTGTCATTCTAGCAAAGGTCGAGTGAGGTAGGCTTGCTAGAGGCACAAAGACATCTGGACCTGCTTCCCTAGATTCTCTCCTAGGAAACACATCCAGAGCCAGTTTGCAGCAAAAGCTGCCTGAAGCTCAAGCTGGTGAGGCCACTGGGTACAAGGCCCAAAACACAGATTCAGAGCCAAGAGCAGGAAGGCTAGGGAGCAAACGCCCAGGGTGTGGGGCATGGCAGTGACACACACTCTCCCTGCCCCCCGCCTTCATCCCCATCCTCGTCCCCCAACCAGACAGAGCAAGTCagtcagcccccacccccaccccagcagcctGCTGCCACCATCACGCTGGCAGCCTGGCAGCAGGACCAGAGCAAGCAAGAGTACCTTTCGGGCTGTCGGTGCCTGTCTCATCATTGCAGAAAACCAAAGAAAgccaggagaggaaagagaaggaaggacagaggaggATGGACACACACAGGAAGGACAGgccaagggagggagggaaagagaccGAACAGAGGGAAAGGCGGCGGAGACAGGAGATTAGTGTATCAAATCCCAACAATGCAGCCGCAGCTCCCCGGCCCGGCAGCTCCCCAGCTGGCCAACGGCTGCAGCTCAGATGCGGAAGCCCCCGCCGGTGCACGGTGGGGATGGCCAGGCTCCGGCAGGCACCCGAGAGGCACTCGGGAGGCCCCCGGCCTAGTTCGCCAGCTTAGGCTGACGGCAGCCTCAGTGGCCGCCGCACCAGCTCCACCTGACGTCATGCACCCACCCTCCTCTGCTCCACGAGGGGTGGAGCCACTGCTCCTCAGTCACCTAGCAACCACCAGCTCTgatggctcctcctcctcctcctcctgaatGGACAAAGTCCTCTGCTAAACCCACCctgcttccttctccaaagaacagGTCCTGGCTGGCTCCTCCCTCTCCCGCATCCCCAAGGATTTGCTCAAAGAAATTGGGCTGGGGGTCCGTCCCATTTCTGTGATGACAGCTCTGGAACCAGGGTATCACTGGACAGGGACATGGGACCTCACTGCTTCATCAGGCCTCTCTCATACTCACACCCCCCTCAGTCTACAACCCCATCAACTCTGCTTCTGTCTCTTATACACACAGATGATATCCTGCTGGTGGCTCATCAGGCGTACACACCCAGCACTCCTGCATCGGCTCTGCGGGGCACACTAAGAAACCCAGAGAACATTCCATCTGGGCAGTAGCAGCTCTAATGACAGCATCTGGCTCCTTTCCCAACTCTCCCTGGGTTGTGGGCAGGTTAGAGCCTGTCTCTAAAGAGCTTCCAGAAAGGACTGGGCACCTTGCAGAGACATCTGGGTCCTCTCTTCCACGCTGCCCCTCAGAGTTCCTTCTTTTGTTCTGGTGCTAGCTCCCTGTTTCCTGTGTTAAGTGATGTGCTGTGAGAGAGCCACTGGAGAGAAATAACTAGGGAAGGACTTGACAACTTGACTGACACTCTGCACCATGACCCAAGGAGGCGCTGTGCCCCGGCGCAGGCAGCCTAGGCTAGGCTTTGCCACATTTCCCTAGTCAGCCGCCAAAAATATCCAGATCTGGGCATGGCTCACATCCCACCCATGGTCGGATCAGACTGCAGCCAGAACCCCTCCATAGACAGTAGACTGCAGGTCCATGCTCTTCTCTATTTGGGGTCTAATGCAAGATGGGAGCCCCAACCAGGAGCCAATAATCAAGGGAAGAAGCCAAGTTCCTGGAATGGGTCCAGTATCCTTTAGAGAATTATCTTCCTTCTTACACCCCCACTCCCTCCAAAGCCAGGACCCCCAAGCAAGTACCATTATGTCATCTCTTCCAAGGCAAGACTCCAAAGTGAGGACCCACCACCAACCAGAAATCAAAATAGAGAAGTTTTACTCTCTCCTCCCACTGCCCCAGTCTAACAGCTCTCCATGCAGAGTCAGAAGGTCCTGACACAGATGGGTAACAAGGAAATCACAGAACTTCatacacacagcacagcacatacaggTCAGACAGGCACATGCAGCTCAGAGACGGCTTGGGCACAGCCCAAAGGCATGAACTGGTGTGGGGAAGTGGTCAT carries:
- the DCTN1 gene encoding dynactin subunit 1 isoform X3, encoding MAQSKRHVYSRTPSGSRMSAEASARPLRVGSRVEVIGKGHRGTVAYVGATLFATGKWVGVILDEAKGKNDGTVQGRKYFTCDEGHGIFVRQSQIQVFEDGADTTSPETPDSSASKVLRREGADSNPKTSKLPTRPASTGVAGASGSLGPSGSASAGELSSSEPSTPAQTPLAAPIIPTPALTSPGAALPLPSPSKEEEGLRAQVRDLEEKLETLRLKRAEDKAKLKELEKHKIQLEQVQEWKSKMQEQQADLQRRLKEARKEAKEALEAKERYMEEMADTADAIEMATLDKEMAEERAESLQQEAEVLRERVEELTTDLEILKAEIEEKGSDGAASSYQLKQLEEQNARLKDALVRMRDLSSSEKQEHVKLQKLMEKKNQELEVVRQQRERLQEELSQAERTIDELKEQVDAALGAEEMVETLTDRNLDLEEKVRKLKETVGDLEAINEMNDELQENARETELELREQLDMAGAQVRDAQKRVEAAQETVADYQQTIKKYRQLTAHLQDVNRALTNQQEASVERQQQPPPETFDFKIKFAETKAHAKAIEMELRQMEVAQANRHMSLLTAFMPDSFLRPGGDHDCVLVLLLMPRLICKAELIRKQAQEKFELSESCSERPGLRGAAGEQLSFAAGLVYSLSLLQATLHRYEHALSQCSVDVYKKVGSLYPEMSAHERSLDFLIELLHKDQLDETVNVEPLTKAIKYYQHLYSIHLAEQPEDSTMQLADHIKFTQSALDCMSVEVGRLRAFLQGGQEASDIALLLRDLETSCSDTRQFCKKIRRRMPGTDAPGIPAALAFGPQVSDTLLDCRKHLTWVVAVLQEVAAAAAQLIAPLAENEGLPVAALEELAFKASEQIYGTPSSNPYECLRQSCSLLISTMNKLATAMQEGEYDAERPPSKPPPVELRAAALRAEITDAEGLGLKLEDRETVIKELKKSLKIKGEELSEANVRLSLLEKKLDSAAKDADERIEKVQTRLEETQTLLRKKEKEFEETMDALQADIDQLEAEKAELKQRLNSQSKRTIEGLRGPPPSGIATLVSGIAGEEQQRGGAPGQAPGSVPGPGLVKDSPLLLQQISAMRLHISQLQHENSTLKGAQMKASLAALPPLHVAKLSLPPHEGPGSELAAGALYRKTNQLLETLNQLSACTHVVDITRSNPAAKSPSAQLLEQVAQLKSLSDTIEKLKDEVLKETVSQRPGATVPTDFATFPSSAFLRAKEEQQDDTVYMGKVTFSCAAGLGQRHRLVLTQEQLHQLHDRLIS